A window of Clavibacter michiganensis contains these coding sequences:
- the dnaE gene encoding DNA polymerase III subunit alpha, which yields MLDGAARVGPLVQAAAEQKMPAVAITDHGNVFGAFDFWKQAKAAGVKPIIGTEAYITPGTHRGDRTRIRWGNGGQDDVSGSGAYTHLTMLAETTEGMHNLFRLSSRASLEGYYFKPRMDRELLSTYAKGLIATTGCPSGEVQTRLRLGQYDEAVKAAADFRDIFGAENYFCEVMDHGLGIERRIMTDLHRLAKDLGLPLVATNDLHYTHEHDATSHAALLCVQSGTTLDDPNRFKFDADEFYLKTAQQMRHLFRDHEEACDNTLLIAERCDVQFNESANYMPRYPVPEGESEQTWFVKEVERGLVRRYPRGFSDDVRKRADYEVGVIAQMGFPGYFLVVADFINWSKENGIRVGPGRGSGAGSMVAYAMGITDLDPLEHGLLFERFLNPDRVSMPDFDVDFDDRRRGEVIRYVTDKYGDERVAQIVTYGTIKAKQALKDSSRVLGYPFSMGDKLTKAMPPAIMGKDIPLSGILDTDHPRYREAGDFREVLAMDPEAQKVFETAQGIENLKRQWGVHAAGVIMSSEPLIDIIPIMKREQDGQIVTQFDYPACESLGLIKMDFLGLRNLTIIDDALNNIESNRGEKLVLEDLGLDDQGAYDLLARGDTLGVFQLDGGPMRSLLRMMKPDNFEDISAVIALYRPGPMGANSHTNYALRKNGLQEITPIHPELEEPLREVLGTTHGLIVYQEQVMSVAQKLAGFTLAQADLLRRAMGKKKKSELDKQFEGFSQGMKDNGYSMAAVKALWDILLPFSDYAFNKAHSAAYGVVSYWTAYLKAHYPAEYMAALLTSVGDSKDKMALYLNECRRMGIKVLPPDVNESIGFFAAAGADIRFGLGAVRNVGANVVEALRGARTEQGAFESFDDFLKKVPLPVANKRTVESLIKAGAFDSLGDTRRALLEVHEGMIDASVSDKRAAMNGQVGFDFDSLWDEPQHARKVPERPEWAKRDKLAFEREMLGLYVSDHPLAGLEIPLAKLASTGIAELLATDASMDGETVTLAGLLTSVQHRTARNSGNQYGMVQLEDFGGEITCMFMGKAYQEFAPALQSDTVVVIRGRVSTRDDGMNIHAFSMFQPDLGQSLGSGPLLISLAENRATTETVMGLNDVLIRHSGDTEVRLQLVKGDSGRVFEIPYPVTVSADLYGELKSLLGPNCLG from the coding sequence ACTACTTCAAGCCCCGCATGGACCGCGAGCTGCTCAGCACCTACGCGAAGGGCCTCATCGCCACCACCGGCTGCCCGTCCGGCGAGGTGCAGACGCGCCTCCGCCTCGGCCAGTACGACGAGGCCGTGAAGGCCGCGGCGGACTTCCGCGACATCTTCGGGGCCGAGAACTACTTCTGCGAGGTCATGGACCACGGGCTCGGCATCGAGCGCCGCATCATGACCGACCTGCACCGGCTCGCGAAGGACCTCGGCCTCCCGCTCGTCGCCACGAACGACCTGCACTACACGCACGAGCACGACGCGACGAGCCACGCGGCGCTCCTGTGCGTCCAGTCCGGCACGACGCTCGACGACCCCAACCGCTTCAAGTTCGACGCCGACGAGTTCTACCTGAAGACCGCGCAGCAGATGCGCCACCTCTTCCGCGACCACGAGGAGGCGTGCGACAACACGCTCCTCATCGCCGAGCGGTGCGACGTGCAGTTCAACGAGTCCGCGAACTACATGCCGCGCTACCCGGTGCCCGAGGGCGAGAGCGAGCAGACCTGGTTCGTCAAGGAGGTCGAGCGCGGCCTCGTCCGCCGCTACCCGCGCGGCTTCTCGGACGACGTGCGCAAGCGCGCCGACTACGAGGTCGGGGTCATCGCCCAGATGGGCTTCCCGGGCTACTTCCTCGTCGTCGCCGACTTCATCAACTGGTCGAAGGAGAACGGGATCCGCGTGGGCCCCGGGCGCGGCTCGGGCGCAGGCTCGATGGTCGCGTACGCCATGGGCATCACCGACCTCGACCCGCTGGAGCACGGCCTGCTCTTCGAGCGGTTCCTCAATCCCGACCGCGTCTCCATGCCCGACTTCGACGTCGACTTCGACGACCGTCGCCGCGGCGAGGTCATCCGCTACGTGACCGACAAGTACGGGGACGAGCGCGTCGCGCAGATCGTCACGTACGGCACCATCAAGGCCAAGCAGGCGCTCAAGGACTCCAGCCGCGTGCTCGGCTACCCGTTCTCCATGGGCGACAAGCTGACGAAGGCCATGCCGCCCGCGATCATGGGCAAGGACATCCCGCTGTCCGGCATCCTCGACACCGACCACCCGCGCTATCGCGAGGCGGGCGACTTCCGCGAGGTGCTCGCGATGGACCCCGAGGCGCAGAAGGTCTTCGAGACCGCGCAGGGCATCGAGAACCTCAAGCGCCAGTGGGGCGTGCACGCGGCCGGCGTCATCATGTCGAGCGAGCCGCTCATCGACATCATCCCGATCATGAAGCGGGAGCAGGACGGCCAGATCGTCACGCAGTTCGACTACCCCGCCTGCGAGTCGCTCGGCCTCATCAAGATGGACTTCCTGGGGCTGCGCAACCTCACGATCATCGACGACGCGCTCAACAACATCGAGTCCAACCGCGGCGAGAAGCTGGTGCTCGAGGACCTGGGGCTCGACGACCAGGGCGCGTACGACCTGCTGGCCCGGGGCGACACGCTCGGCGTGTTCCAGCTCGACGGCGGGCCCATGCGCTCGCTCCTGCGCATGATGAAGCCCGACAACTTCGAGGACATCTCGGCCGTCATCGCGCTCTACCGGCCCGGCCCCATGGGCGCGAACTCGCACACCAACTACGCGCTGCGGAAGAACGGGCTGCAGGAGATCACCCCGATCCACCCGGAGCTCGAGGAGCCGCTGCGCGAGGTGCTGGGCACCACGCACGGCCTCATCGTCTACCAGGAGCAGGTGATGTCGGTGGCGCAGAAGCTCGCGGGCTTCACGCTCGCGCAAGCCGACCTCCTCCGCCGCGCCATGGGCAAGAAGAAGAAGTCGGAGCTGGACAAGCAGTTCGAGGGCTTCTCTCAGGGCATGAAGGACAACGGCTACTCGATGGCCGCGGTGAAGGCCCTCTGGGACATCCTGCTGCCGTTCTCCGACTACGCGTTCAACAAGGCGCACTCCGCGGCCTACGGCGTCGTCTCCTACTGGACGGCGTACCTCAAGGCCCACTACCCGGCCGAGTACATGGCCGCGCTCCTGACGAGCGTCGGCGACTCCAAGGACAAGATGGCGCTCTACCTCAACGAGTGCCGCCGCATGGGGATCAAGGTGCTGCCGCCGGACGTCAACGAGTCGATCGGGTTCTTCGCGGCAGCGGGCGCCGACATCCGCTTCGGCCTGGGCGCCGTCCGGAACGTCGGGGCGAACGTGGTCGAGGCGCTCCGCGGCGCACGCACCGAGCAGGGCGCGTTCGAGTCGTTCGACGACTTCCTCAAGAAGGTGCCGCTGCCGGTCGCGAACAAGCGCACGGTCGAGTCGCTCATCAAGGCGGGCGCCTTCGACTCGCTGGGCGACACCCGTCGGGCGCTGCTCGAGGTGCACGAGGGCATGATCGACGCCTCCGTCAGCGACAAGCGCGCGGCCATGAACGGCCAGGTCGGCTTCGACTTCGACAGCCTCTGGGACGAGCCGCAGCACGCGCGCAAGGTGCCCGAGCGGCCCGAGTGGGCGAAGCGCGACAAGCTCGCGTTCGAGCGGGAGATGCTGGGTCTCTACGTGTCCGACCACCCGCTGGCCGGGCTCGAGATCCCGCTGGCCAAGCTCGCCTCGACGGGCATCGCCGAGCTGCTGGCGACCGACGCGTCGATGGACGGGGAGACGGTGACGCTCGCGGGGCTGCTCACGAGCGTGCAGCACCGCACCGCCCGCAACTCGGGAAACCAGTACGGCATGGTGCAGCTCGAGGACTTCGGCGGCGAGATCACCTGCATGTTCATGGGCAAGGCGTACCAGGAGTTCGCGCCGGCCCTGCAGAGCGACACCGTGGTGGTGATCCGCGGCCGCGTGTCCACGCGCGACGACGGCATGAACATCCACGCCTTCTCGATGTTCCAGCCCGACCTCGGGCAGAGCCTCGGATCGGGTCCGCTGCTCATCAGCCTCGCGGAGAACCGCGCGACGACGGAGACCGTCATGGGCCTCAACGACGTGCTCATCCGCCACTCGGGCGACACCGAGGTGCGGCTCCAGCTCGTGAAGGGCGACAGCGGGCGGGTGTTCGAGATCCCGTACCCGGTCACCGTGAGCGCCGACCTCTACGGCGAGCTGAAGTCGCTGCTCGGGCCGAACTGCCTGGGGTGA